The sequence CACCTCTTTGGTATATAGATTTTAGACTATCAAAGGAATTTTGTGAGTATTTTTGCAGGATTCATTTTCACTTGTGCAGTGAACTGTGTAATGGGGCAGACACCCTAATCCTAATACCGTGATGGTAAAGCACCTCTATACAAACATTCGTGGTTAATGGTGCGTCACGTGATTAGTGTATGACTAACAGAAAGGTCAACACATTCTACGACTCAGGCTAGGCTCAACATGAAGACTAAGATTGTACTACTTTGGAGTTTggcagtctgtgtgtgtacaagtttCACATCAGTGAGTTGTACACGAACGACATAGTAAATGCATTACTTATTTACGTACTGAACTAAAAGGCCCCTAGCTTTATACACCAACTATTATCACTACAGGTGGGAGGTGAGTTTATACTGACAGTCAACTTGGTCAACTACACCAACCCAACCGGACTGTGTGCTGAATGTGCTATTACACTGAGTGATGTAACAAGTGCTGACCATTTAGTACCAGTGTGTTGTGATGAGCTACCATTTAAATCAGGCAACTGTGACAACACAGGAGAGGAGAGATGTGACACCAGGTTCCATTGGATCATCAGACCATTCGGTGCATCACTAGAGACAAGACCCAGCATGGGGTACTTCTTCACAGATTGTACAATGTCCCCCAGCACCTGCCCATTCAGTGAAATGAGCACAAGATTTGGTCAAGGTCCAACAGCACTACTGGGAGTAACAGAAAATCCTCTACCTGTTTCAAAAACAGATATTACTGTATGGACAGTAAGTTCATGTTCATTACACATACCATTTCCaattatttatatacatgcatgcatgtaggggCAGATTCAGTTTCTTATAGAAGCTGTGGATAGTGGACTACCAAACAGAATAGACAGTTTGTTAATTGACCTGGACAACCTCCAGCTTGGAGCAGACTTTACAGAGGAGATGACGTTCACTGGATTCCACAATAtatctcacatgaccatgaGTTTCAGAGTCGAGTGCTCTCTTGGTTTCTGTGGACCTGACTGTAAGACCACACCTCTGAACAATCTACGAGTGGCGACATGTCAAGCTGATGGCACTCTAACATGTACTGATAACCGATTAGACCCTTCACCTCTTGTAGCCTGCAACGACTGCCTCTACAACCTGGATATTACTACTGGCTGCTCCACTTGCGTACAGATCAACTATGACCCAATCACCAACTGTACAGCCTGCCTTCCTGGATACAATATTGACCAAAGC is a genomic window of Halichondria panicea chromosome 15, odHalPani1.1, whole genome shotgun sequence containing:
- the LOC135348844 gene encoding uncharacterized protein LOC135348844 isoform X2, whose protein sequence is MKTKIVLLWSLAVCVCTSFTSVGGEFILTVNLVNYTNPTGLCAECAITLSDVTSADHLVPVCCDELPFKSGNCDNTGEERCDTRFHWIIRPFGASLETRPSMGYFFTDCTMSPSTCPFSEMSTRFGQGPTALLGVTENPLPVSKTDITVWTGQIQFLIEAVDSGLPNRIDSLLIDLDNLQLGADFTEEMTFTGFHNISHMTMSFRVECSLGFCGPDCKTTPLNNLRVATCQADGTLTCTDNRLDPSPLVACNDCLYNLDITTGCSTCVQINYDPITNCTACLPGYNIDQSCSTCISTNFNRDTNCFTCVNNRDLGSSCSTCLPGYDSNRNCTVCLSGQNISTRCTTCLSGLTGSNCEPDSSLSVGVVGGIAGGVGGVLLLIILVMAVLLILLTVHIRKSGNQDISTATTTDKEVTEVMEMNQNPMYSMSTTETPTTDHEAIQTHPNIVYGMNTEANHTHQYETVDTPIEMNQNPVYSATNATNIEADSYENDGLGPTRNEQQPEYDYIQV
- the LOC135348844 gene encoding uncharacterized protein LOC135348844 isoform X1; amino-acid sequence: MKTKIVLLWSLAVCVCTSFTSVGGEFILTVNLVNYTNPTGLCAECAITLSDVTSADHLVPVCCDELPFKSGNCDNTGEERCDTRFHWIIRPFGASLETRPSMGYFFTDCTMSPSTCPFSEMSTRFGQGPTALLGVTENPLPVSKTDITVWTGQIQFLIEAVDSGLPNRIDSLLIDLDNLQLGADFTEEMTFTGFHNISHMTMSFRVECSLGFCGPDCKTTPLNNLRVATCQADGTLTCTDNRLDPSPLVACNDCLYNLDITTGCSTCVQINYDPITNCTACLPGYNIDQSCSTCISTNFNRDTNCFTCVNNRDLGSSCSTCLPGYDSNRNCTVCLSGQNISTRCTTCLSGLTGSNCEPVLITDSSLSVGVVGGIAGGVGGVLLLIILVMAVLLILLTVHIRKSGNQDISTATTTDKEVTEVMEMNQNPMYSMSTTETPTTDHEAIQTHPNIVYGMNTEANHTHQYETVDTPIEMNQNPVYSATNATNIEADSYENDGLGPTRNEQQPEYDYIQV